A genomic stretch from Neodiprion fabricii isolate iyNeoFabr1 chromosome 3, iyNeoFabr1.1, whole genome shotgun sequence includes:
- the LOC124177492 gene encoding protein CDV3 homolog → MADLDDFFAKKDRKKAKGKKFTTTEEIAKKLEETGKKVEKPKPKEKPTNQEGEEIQPVEEEDEWRDFEEEKKDYTGLKIGNLTVNEAQEAETDDERGEGENNSDGESGEAGPRHSGPWKRPEQPPPQPEPEPAPVVPQPAVGGSSYKAPHLRNAQSMSASPRQRMRNTAPDIHSEEYFPTLSAAQQQNSEPTGPWGRRRRDEGSFEEVRNRGGTRSYSVQETQAQAPKLSLGNKYGALSQDQS, encoded by the exons ATGGCTGATCTAGACGATTTTTTCGCTAAGAAGGACAGGAAAAAGGCGAAGGGGAAAAAGTTCACGACGACAGAAGAGATCGCTAAAAAGCTGGAGGAAACGGGTAAAAAGGTTGAGAAACCGAAACCAAAGGAGAAACCGACTAACCAAGAGGGCGAGGAGATACAGCCTGTCGAG GAAGAAGATGAGTGGAGGGATTtcgaggaggagaaaaaggatTACACAggattgaaaattggaaacttAACAGTCAACGAGGCCCAAGAAGCAGAAACTGATGATGAACGAGGCGAAGGTGAAAACAATTCTGATGGAGAATCTGGGGAAGCTGGACCACGACATAGCGGACCTTGGAAACGACCTGAACAGCCGCCTCCGCAACCTGAACCCGAACCTGCACCTGTAGTTCCTCAGCCAGCTGTTGGAGGAAGTAGTTACAAAGCACCTCATCTGAGAAATGCACAGTCCATGTCTGCCAGCCCTAGGCAAAGGATGAGAAATACTGCCCCGGATATTCACAGCGAAGAATATTTTCCAACGTTGAGCGCCGCTCAGCAACAGAATAGCGAACCCACCGGTCCTTGGGGCAGACG GCGGCGGGATGAAGGATCTTTTGAAGAAGTTCGTAATCGAGGTGGAACTAGATCATACAGCGTTCAAGAAACACAGGCTCAAGCACCGAAACTCTCGTTGGGTAACAAGTATGGGGCACTGTCTCAAGATCAGAGCTGA